From the genome of Phreatobacter cathodiphilus, one region includes:
- a CDS encoding universal stress protein: MSIKSVLLALIAGDGARPQGAIDYAVSLAASHGAHLSVVVGAIKVPVVVYSGVAEVQAIVADENDTRTDKADELCDAIRSAAQTAGVAATVEVVTDAIDPLFGRIGKRGRLHDFCVCGRPRPDDVWATELAETLLLSTGRPTILAPDGFDPARAGNSIVVAWDGSAVAARAIGSASDFIDKAGQVEIVSVLGDRHADDLVAGADLAPMLAHHGVKVTVTNLPYSRNVGKTIVEHAQNTRAQMIVMGAYAHSRLRQMVLGGTTTTLLQYSPVPVLMAH, encoded by the coding sequence ATGTCGATCAAGTCTGTTTTGCTCGCTCTGATTGCCGGTGACGGCGCCCGCCCTCAGGGCGCCATCGACTATGCCGTTTCGCTCGCCGCCTCCCACGGGGCGCATCTGTCCGTCGTGGTCGGCGCCATCAAGGTGCCGGTGGTCGTCTATTCCGGCGTCGCCGAGGTGCAGGCCATCGTCGCCGACGAGAACGACACCCGCACCGACAAGGCCGACGAGCTCTGCGACGCCATCCGCAGCGCCGCCCAGACGGCGGGCGTCGCCGCAACCGTCGAGGTGGTGACGGACGCCATCGACCCGCTGTTCGGCCGCATCGGCAAGCGCGGCCGCCTGCACGATTTCTGCGTCTGCGGCCGGCCGCGCCCCGACGACGTCTGGGCCACCGAACTCGCCGAGACGCTGCTGCTCTCCACCGGGCGCCCCACCATCCTCGCCCCCGACGGGTTCGACCCGGCGCGAGCCGGCAATTCCATCGTCGTCGCCTGGGACGGTTCGGCGGTCGCCGCCCGCGCCATCGGATCGGCCTCGGACTTCATCGACAAGGCGGGGCAGGTGGAGATCGTCTCGGTGCTGGGCGACCGCCATGCGGACGATCTGGTGGCCGGTGCCGACCTCGCGCCCATGCTCGCCCACCACGGCGTGAAGGTCACGGTGACGAACCTTCCCTACAGCCGCAATGTCGGCAAGACGATCGTCGAGCACGCCCAGAACACCCGCGCGCAGATGATCGTCATGGGCGCCTATGCCCATTCGCGCCTGCGCCAGATGGTGCTCGGCGGCACGACGACGACGCTGCTGCAGTACTCGCCGGTGCCTGTGCTGATGGCGCACTGA
- the lepB gene encoding signal peptidase I, whose product MAEDNKGGLGETVRVVIHALLIAFVIRTFLFQPFNIPSGSMKETLLVGDYLFVSKFSYGYSKYSFPFSPNLFEGRIMGSVPNRGDVVVFRLPREPDVDYIKRVIGLPGDRIQMIGGQVHINGTAVPRERIDDFMDNEDGRQVRTRRYRETLPNGVSYTTLDLYENGFYDNTPVYEVPQGHVFVMGDNRDNSTDSRVLSQVGPIPLDHLIGRAQVLFFSIEEGERAWAFWRWPWSIRWTRFGTLVR is encoded by the coding sequence GTGGCCGAAGACAACAAGGGCGGACTGGGCGAGACGGTCCGCGTGGTGATCCACGCGCTGCTGATCGCCTTCGTGATCCGCACATTCCTGTTCCAGCCCTTCAACATCCCCTCGGGTTCGATGAAGGAGACGCTGCTGGTCGGCGATTATCTCTTCGTCTCGAAATTCTCCTACGGCTATTCGAAATATTCCTTCCCCTTCTCGCCCAATCTGTTCGAGGGGCGGATCATGGGGTCGGTGCCGAACCGCGGCGACGTGGTGGTCTTCCGCCTGCCGCGCGAGCCCGACGTCGACTACATCAAGCGCGTCATCGGCCTGCCGGGCGACCGGATCCAGATGATCGGCGGCCAGGTGCACATCAACGGCACGGCCGTGCCGCGCGAGCGCATCGACGACTTCATGGACAACGAGGACGGCCGTCAGGTGCGGACCCGGCGCTACCGCGAGACCCTGCCGAACGGCGTCTCCTACACGACCCTCGACCTCTACGAGAACGGCTTCTACGACAACACGCCGGTTTATGAGGTGCCGCAGGGCCACGTCTTCGTCATGGGCGACAACCGCGACAATTCCACCGACAGCCGCGTGCTGAGCCAGGTCGGTCCGATCCCGCTCGACCATCTGATCGGCCGCGCCCAGGTCCTGTTCTTCTCCATCGAGGAGGGCGAGCGCGCCTGGGCCTTCTGGCGCTGGCCCTGGTCGATCCGGTGGACGCGGTTCGGAACCCTCGTGAGGTGA
- a CDS encoding glutathione peroxidase yields the protein MPTRRVLLASPLLAALPAPLRAQVSSSAYAFAFDGLDGNPVRLADHAGRVLMVVNTASSCGFTPQYADLQALWTRYRERGLTIVGIPSDDFNQERGSAADIAAICQGVYGVSFPMASKHRVTGGEAHPFYRWVAAQRPADIPTWNFHKYVLGRSGQVVGAFPARVRPTDPRIVALIEAQLASA from the coding sequence ATGCCGACACGCCGCGTCCTCCTCGCCTCCCCGCTTCTCGCCGCCCTGCCCGCGCCGCTCCGCGCCCAGGTGTCGTCCTCGGCCTATGCCTTTGCCTTCGACGGCCTCGACGGCAATCCGGTGCGCCTCGCCGACCATGCCGGGCGGGTGCTGATGGTGGTGAACACCGCCTCCTCCTGCGGCTTCACCCCGCAATATGCCGATCTCCAAGCCCTCTGGACCCGCTACCGCGAACGGGGGCTGACGATCGTCGGCATCCCCTCCGACGACTTCAACCAGGAGCGCGGCTCGGCAGCCGACATCGCCGCGATCTGCCAGGGAGTCTACGGCGTCTCCTTCCCCATGGCTTCGAAGCACCGAGTTACCGGCGGCGAGGCCCATCCCTTCTACCGCTGGGTGGCCGCCCAGCGGCCGGCCGACATCCCCACGTGGAATTTCCACAAATACGTCCTCGGGCGCAGCGGCCAGGTGGTCGGGGCTTTTCCGGCCCGTGTCCGGCCCACCGATCCGCGCATCGTCGCCCTGATCGAGGCGCAACTGGCCTCCGCCTGA
- the recO gene encoding DNA repair protein RecO: MHWVDEGIVLGARSYGESSVILELFTRAHGRHLGLVRGGRSRRQQPVIQPGNTVHANWSARLDEHLGTYAIEVSVSRAARLMEAREGVAGITLLAATARLMPEREAHEGLYEAVALIADTLPDVAIAAPLMVRFELEVLRLLGFGVDLSECAATGTTEDLVYVSPKTGRAVSRAAGEPWRDRLLALPPFLRGAAAIAPEDVRAGFRLTGHFLARHVFEPRGLPMPDAREVFLRFVA; the protein is encoded by the coding sequence ATGCACTGGGTCGACGAGGGAATCGTTCTCGGCGCCCGGTCCTACGGGGAATCGAGTGTGATCCTCGAACTGTTCACCCGCGCCCACGGCCGCCATCTCGGCCTGGTGCGGGGAGGGCGGTCGCGGCGCCAGCAGCCGGTCATCCAGCCCGGCAACACCGTGCATGCGAACTGGTCGGCGCGGCTGGACGAGCATCTCGGCACCTATGCCATCGAGGTCTCGGTCTCGCGCGCCGCCCGGCTCATGGAGGCGCGGGAGGGCGTTGCCGGAATCACGCTCCTCGCCGCCACCGCCCGGCTCATGCCGGAGCGCGAGGCCCATGAGGGCCTCTACGAGGCGGTGGCGCTCATCGCCGACACGCTGCCCGACGTCGCCATCGCGGCGCCGCTGATGGTGCGCTTCGAACTGGAGGTGCTGCGGCTCCTTGGCTTCGGCGTCGACCTGTCGGAATGCGCCGCCACCGGGACGACGGAGGACCTCGTCTATGTCTCGCCGAAGACGGGCAGGGCGGTGTCCCGCGCCGCCGGCGAGCCCTGGCGCGACCGGTTGCTCGCCCTGCCGCCGTTCCTGCGCGGGGCCGCCGCCATCGCGCCGGAAGACGTGCGCGCCGGCTTCCGGCTGACCGGCCATTTCCTCGCCCGCCACGTCTTCGAGCCGCGCGGCCTGCCCATGCCCGACGCCCGCGAGGTCTTCCTGCGCTTCGTCGCCTGA
- a CDS encoding DUF1737 domain-containing protein, which yields MLSVRPKSTTTLYRYLTGPDDSAFCHRVSEAINKGWQLYGQPTLTFDAAKGRVICGQAIVKEVEDVAYSPDLKLSDF from the coding sequence ATGCTGTCCGTCCGACCGAAAAGCACCACCACGCTCTACCGCTACCTGACCGGGCCCGACGATTCGGCCTTCTGCCACCGCGTCAGCGAGGCCATCAACAAGGGCTGGCAGCTCTACGGCCAGCCGACACTGACCTTCGACGCCGCCAAGGGCCGGGTGATCTGCGGCCAGGCCATCGTCAAGGAAGTGGAGGACGTGGCCTATTCGCCGGACCTGAAGCTCTCCGACTTCTGA
- a CDS encoding acyl-CoA carboxylase subunit beta: MKDVLERLEDRRAEARLGGGQKRIDAQHARGKLTARERIELLVDKGSFEEFDMFVQHRCADFGMEKSHIPGDGVVTGWGTVNGRTVFIFSKDFTVFGGSLSGAHAAKITKIQDMALKARAPVIGLFDAGGARIQEGVDALGGYGEVFKRNVIASGVIPQISLIMGPCAGGDVYSPAMTDFIFMVKDTSYMFVTGPDVVKTVTNEVVTAEELGGASVHAVKSSVADGAYENDLEALLQMRRLIDFLPSNNTEGVPEIPSFDQPDRIDMSLDTLVPDNPNKPYDMKELILKTVDEGDFFEIQGKFAPNIITGFARLEGRSVGIVANQPMVLAGVLDSDASRKAARFVRFCDAFSIPILTFVDVPGFLPGTSQEYGGLIKHGAKLLFAYSQCTVPLVTVITRKAFGGAYDVMASKHIGGDINYAWPTAQIAVMGAKGAVEIIFRADMNDAEKIAARTKEYEERFLSPFVAAERGYIDEVIMPHSTRRRVARALSLLRHKAAETPWKKHDNIPL; encoded by the coding sequence ATGAAGGACGTCCTTGAAAGGCTGGAAGACCGTCGTGCCGAGGCCCGCCTCGGCGGTGGCCAGAAGCGCATCGACGCCCAGCACGCCCGCGGCAAGCTGACCGCGCGCGAGCGTATCGAACTCCTGGTCGACAAGGGCTCGTTCGAGGAGTTCGACATGTTCGTGCAGCACCGCTGCGCGGATTTCGGCATGGAGAAGTCGCATATCCCCGGCGACGGGGTGGTCACCGGCTGGGGCACGGTGAACGGGCGCACCGTCTTCATCTTCTCCAAGGACTTCACCGTCTTCGGCGGCTCGCTGTCCGGCGCCCATGCCGCGAAGATCACCAAGATTCAGGACATGGCGCTGAAGGCGAGGGCGCCGGTCATCGGCCTGTTCGATGCGGGCGGGGCCCGTATCCAGGAAGGTGTCGACGCGCTCGGCGGTTATGGCGAAGTCTTCAAGCGGAATGTCATCGCCTCGGGCGTCATTCCGCAGATCTCGCTGATCATGGGTCCCTGCGCCGGCGGCGACGTCTATTCGCCCGCCATGACCGATTTCATCTTCATGGTGAAGGACACGAGCTACATGTTCGTGACCGGCCCGGACGTGGTGAAGACGGTGACCAACGAGGTCGTCACGGCCGAGGAACTGGGCGGCGCCTCGGTTCATGCGGTGAAGTCGTCGGTCGCCGACGGCGCCTACGAGAACGACCTCGAAGCGCTGTTGCAGATGCGCCGCCTGATCGACTTCCTGCCGTCGAACAACACGGAGGGCGTGCCGGAAATCCCGTCCTTCGACCAGCCCGACCGCATCGACATGTCGCTGGACACGCTGGTGCCGGACAATCCGAACAAGCCCTACGACATGAAGGAACTGATCCTGAAGACGGTCGACGAGGGCGACTTCTTCGAGATCCAGGGCAAGTTCGCGCCCAACATCATCACCGGCTTCGCGCGGCTCGAGGGCCGCTCGGTCGGCATCGTCGCCAACCAGCCCATGGTGCTGGCGGGCGTCCTCGATTCCGACGCCAGCCGCAAGGCGGCCCGCTTCGTGCGCTTCTGCGACGCCTTCTCCATCCCCATCCTCACCTTCGTCGACGTGCCCGGGTTCCTGCCCGGCACGAGCCAGGAATATGGCGGCCTCATCAAGCATGGCGCCAAGCTGCTCTTCGCCTATTCCCAGTGCACGGTGCCGCTCGTCACCGTCATCACCCGCAAGGCCTTCGGCGGCGCCTATGACGTCATGGCGTCCAAGCACATCGGCGGCGACATCAATTATGCCTGGCCGACGGCGCAGATCGCCGTGATGGGCGCCAAGGGAGCCGTCGAGATCATCTTCCGTGCCGACATGAACGACGCGGAAAAGATCGCGGCGCGCACGAAGGAGTACGAGGAGCGCTTCCTGTCGCCCTTCGTGGCGGCCGAGCGCGGCTATATCGACGAGGTCATCATGCCGCACTCCACCCGTCGCCGGGTGGCGCGGGCGCTGTCCCTGCTGCGCCACAAGGCGGCCGAGACGCCGTGGAAGAAGCACGACAACATTCCGCTCTGA
- the era gene encoding GTPase Era yields the protein MTETTTRCGFVAIIGAPNAGKSTLVNALVGAKVTIVSHKVQTTRALVRGIAMEGASQIILVDTPGLFSPKRRLDRAMVSAAWGGAADADRVLVLVDAKKGIDEPVDAILDKLGDIRQPMDLVLNKVDLVERPKLLDLATAVNARARFDQTFMISSTTGSGVMDLKRHLAAVVPAGPWHYPEDEISDVPARMLAAEITREKLYHRLHDELPYDATVETESYEERKDGSIRIEQTIYVVREGQRKIMLGKRGETIKLISTSAREELSKLFETKVHLFLFVKVRENWGDDPERYERMGLEYPKGR from the coding sequence ATGACCGAGACCACCACACGCTGCGGCTTCGTCGCCATCATCGGCGCGCCGAATGCCGGCAAGTCGACGCTGGTCAACGCGCTGGTCGGCGCCAAGGTGACCATCGTCTCGCACAAGGTGCAGACGACGCGGGCGCTGGTGCGCGGCATCGCCATGGAGGGCGCCTCGCAGATCATCCTCGTCGACACCCCCGGCCTGTTCTCGCCGAAGCGGCGGCTCGACAGGGCCATGGTCTCGGCGGCCTGGGGCGGGGCGGCGGACGCCGACCGCGTGCTCGTGCTGGTCGATGCCAAGAAGGGGATCGACGAGCCGGTGGACGCCATCCTCGACAAGCTCGGCGACATCCGCCAGCCGATGGACCTCGTCCTGAACAAGGTCGATCTCGTGGAGCGGCCGAAGCTGCTCGACCTCGCCACCGCGGTCAACGCCCGCGCCCGATTCGACCAGACCTTCATGATCTCCTCGACCACGGGCTCCGGCGTGATGGACCTGAAGCGCCATCTCGCGGCGGTCGTTCCCGCCGGACCCTGGCACTATCCCGAGGACGAGATTTCGGACGTGCCGGCGCGCATGCTCGCCGCCGAGATCACCCGCGAGAAGCTCTACCACCGCCTCCATGACGAGCTGCCCTACGACGCGACGGTCGAGACGGAGAGCTACGAGGAGCGCAAGGACGGCTCCATCCGCATCGAGCAGACCATTTACGTGGTGCGCGAGGGCCAGCGGAAGATCATGCTGGGCAAGCGGGGCGAGACCATCAAGCTGATTTCTACCTCCGCCCGCGAGGAGCTCTCGAAACTGTTCGAGACCAAGGTGCACCTATTCCTCTTCGTGAAGGTGCGCGAGAACTGGGGCGACGATCCCGAGCGCTACGAGCGCATGGGGCTCGAATATCCGAAAGGCAGGTGA
- the rnc gene encoding ribonuclease III, whose protein sequence is MAPGRKAKAQRASLEEIEARIGHVFSDKGLLARALTHPSAVSGIEKRSGSYQRLEFLGDRVLGLAVAAMLFEALPEDDEGTLSKRLSDLVRAETCAEVAAALGLGDGVHVGPTESQTAVGRRPGVLADLCEAVIGAIHLDAGWPAAEAFVVRNWRDRLSANASPLRDAKSALQEWAQGRGYATPVYRVVSRTGPDHAPIFTMAVIIPGLADGTGEGAAKRQAEIAAATAVLVREGVWPALPQAEAGP, encoded by the coding sequence GTGGCGCCGGGTCGCAAAGCCAAGGCCCAGCGGGCGAGCCTCGAGGAGATCGAGGCCCGAATCGGCCACGTCTTCTCCGACAAGGGGCTGCTTGCCCGCGCACTCACCCATCCGAGCGCCGTCTCGGGCATCGAGAAGCGGTCCGGGTCCTATCAGCGGCTGGAATTTCTCGGCGACCGGGTGCTCGGCCTCGCCGTGGCGGCCATGCTGTTCGAGGCGCTGCCCGAGGACGACGAGGGCACCCTGTCGAAGCGCCTGTCGGACCTGGTCAGGGCGGAGACCTGCGCCGAGGTCGCCGCGGCGTTGGGGCTCGGGGACGGCGTCCATGTAGGCCCCACCGAAAGCCAGACCGCCGTCGGTCGCCGGCCCGGCGTTCTCGCGGACCTCTGCGAGGCGGTGATCGGCGCCATCCATCTCGATGCCGGCTGGCCGGCGGCGGAGGCTTTCGTCGTCCGCAACTGGCGCGACCGGCTCTCGGCCAACGCCTCGCCGCTGCGCGATGCCAAGAGCGCCCTGCAGGAATGGGCGCAGGGCCGGGGCTATGCCACGCCCGTCTACCGGGTCGTCTCCCGCACCGGCCCCGACCACGCCCCCATCTTCACCATGGCGGTGATCATTCCGGGCCTCGCCGACGGAACCGGCGAGGGCGCCGCCAAGCGCCAGGCCGAGATCGCCGCGGCCACCGCCGTGCTCGTTCGCGAGGGGGTCTGGCCGGCGCTCCCCCAGGCAGAGGCCGGGCCATGA
- a CDS encoding acetamidase/formamidase family protein, with the protein MTHRLDAGADTAHWGYFDATLAPKLTIRSGETVMLSTMSGGTDVLPPADWGIPPGLLAIHQRFGGPTLPGHICTGPVAVAGAKAGHVLQVDIQAIDLHYDWGYTFVAPLVGALPDDIKAKRLFHSRIDRTRKVATMPWGHEIPLDRPFFGVMAVAPPPEWGRVNTLPPRRNGGNLDNKELVAGTTLYLPVFVDGANFSVGDAHGAQGDGEVCITAIETGLIGTFKLTARDDMRLTWPMAETPTHALTMAFDPDLDTAAQIALRSMIDLVTARAGLDRDEAFALLSLVADVRVTQVVNGNKGIHVMLDKKWLAKIR; encoded by the coding sequence ATGACCCATCGCCTCGACGCCGGCGCCGACACCGCCCATTGGGGCTATTTCGATGCCACGCTGGCGCCGAAACTCACGATCCGCTCCGGCGAGACCGTGATGCTGTCGACGATGTCGGGCGGCACGGACGTCCTGCCGCCGGCCGATTGGGGCATTCCGCCGGGGCTCCTCGCCATCCATCAGCGCTTCGGCGGGCCGACCCTGCCGGGCCACATCTGCACCGGGCCGGTGGCGGTGGCGGGGGCGAAGGCCGGTCATGTGCTGCAGGTCGACATCCAGGCGATCGACCTCCATTACGACTGGGGCTACACCTTCGTCGCGCCACTGGTCGGGGCGCTGCCGGACGACATCAAGGCCAAGCGCCTGTTCCACTCGCGTATCGACCGGACCCGCAAGGTCGCCACCATGCCCTGGGGCCACGAGATCCCGCTGGACCGGCCGTTCTTCGGCGTGATGGCGGTGGCCCCGCCGCCGGAATGGGGCCGGGTCAACACCCTGCCGCCGCGCCGCAACGGCGGCAATCTCGACAACAAGGAGCTGGTGGCGGGCACGACGCTCTATCTGCCGGTCTTCGTCGACGGCGCCAACTTCTCGGTCGGCGACGCCCACGGCGCGCAGGGCGACGGCGAAGTCTGCATCACCGCCATCGAGACCGGCCTGATCGGGACGTTCAAGCTCACCGCGCGCGACGACATGCGGCTGACCTGGCCGATGGCCGAGACGCCCACCCACGCCCTCACCATGGCCTTCGACCCGGACCTCGACACGGCGGCGCAGATCGCCCTCAGGTCGATGATCGATCTCGTCACGGCGCGGGCCGGGCTCGACCGCGACGAGGCCTTCGCGCTGCTGTCGCTCGTCGCCGACGTGCGGGTGACGCAGGTCGTCAACGGCAACAAGGGCATCCACGTGATGCTCGACAAGAAATGGCTGGCGAAGATCCGCTAG
- the rnd gene encoding ribonuclease D, giving the protein MLITSSSELAAVCARLAKHPFVTVDTEFLRETTFWPKLCVIQLASTAEAVAVDALAPGMDLTPFFDLMVDPAVVKVFHAARQDVEIVWHLSKRIPEPLFDSQVAAMVLGYGDSISYDQLVQRTNGTQLDKTSRFTDWSKRPLSPAQIDYAIADVTHLRDVYVKLTGELQKRGRSDWVAEEMRVLTSPDTYRQEPERAWERFRSRVRKPRELAVLMEVAAWREREAQARDVPRSRVLKDDSLFDIALTGPKSVEALGAMRSIPKGWERSRDGMAVVEAVQAGLARDPRELPPIDKHRPQSQSQSATVELLKVLLKMVAEKHHVAAKVVATSDDLDRIAESDEADVGALKGWRRELFGDKALALKHGKLALAIERGRVTTVERTPAVVIAEA; this is encoded by the coding sequence ATGCTGATCACGTCCTCTTCAGAACTCGCCGCCGTTTGCGCGCGGCTCGCCAAGCACCCCTTCGTCACGGTCGACACGGAGTTCCTCCGTGAGACGACCTTCTGGCCGAAGCTCTGCGTCATCCAGCTCGCCAGCACGGCCGAGGCGGTCGCCGTCGACGCGCTCGCGCCCGGCATGGACCTCACGCCCTTCTTCGATCTGATGGTCGACCCCGCCGTCGTGAAGGTGTTCCACGCGGCACGGCAGGACGTGGAGATCGTCTGGCATCTGTCCAAACGCATTCCCGAACCGCTGTTCGACAGCCAGGTCGCCGCCATGGTGCTCGGCTACGGCGACTCGATCTCCTACGACCAGCTCGTCCAGCGCACCAACGGCACGCAGCTCGACAAGACCAGCCGCTTCACCGACTGGTCGAAGCGGCCGCTGAGCCCGGCCCAGATCGACTATGCCATCGCCGACGTCACCCACCTGCGCGACGTCTACGTGAAGCTCACCGGCGAACTGCAGAAGCGCGGCCGCAGCGACTGGGTCGCCGAGGAGATGCGCGTCCTCACCTCGCCCGACACCTACCGGCAGGAGCCGGAGCGCGCCTGGGAGCGGTTCCGCAGCCGCGTGCGCAAGCCGCGCGAGCTCGCCGTGCTGATGGAGGTCGCCGCCTGGCGCGAGCGCGAGGCGCAGGCCCGCGACGTGCCGCGTTCGCGTGTCCTGAAGGACGACAGTCTCTTCGACATCGCCCTCACCGGCCCGAAGAGCGTCGAGGCCCTGGGCGCCATGCGGTCCATCCCCAAGGGCTGGGAGCGCTCGCGCGACGGCATGGCCGTGGTCGAGGCGGTGCAGGCGGGCCTCGCCCGCGATCCCCGCGAACTGCCGCCCATCGACAAGCACCGCCCGCAGAGCCAGTCGCAGTCGGCGACCGTCGAGCTCCTCAAGGTCCTCCTCAAGATGGTCGCGGAGAAGCATCACGTGGCCGCCAAGGTGGTGGCGACCTCCGACGACCTCGACCGCATCGCGGAGAGCGACGAGGCCGATGTCGGCGCCCTCAAGGGCTGGCGGCGCGAACTCTTCGGCGACAAGGCCCTCGCCCTGAAACACGGCAAGCTGGCCCTCGCCATCGAGCGCGGCCGGGTCACCACGGTCGAACGCACACCGGCGGTCGTCATCGCCGAAGCCTGA
- a CDS encoding ATP12 family chaperone protein codes for MSKSVFEDWFAKDLDPAAYDPVAAARLAMKPTYPKRFYTEASAGPSDDGWRLLLDGRPAKTPGRHPLAFPSEALAGAVTAEWAALGEVIDPMKMPVTRIANSIIDGVLPDPAPVAADIVRYAGSDLLCYRADSPASLVARQDAAWNPVLDWARDAIGARLILSQGVVFVTQPPAALAAIAAALPQGDGWRIGASQVVTTLTGSALLALALLHGRLDADAVWAAAHVDEDFQASQWGEDAEAAERRATRRREFDAAATVLATV; via the coding sequence ATGAGCAAGAGCGTCTTCGAAGACTGGTTCGCCAAGGACCTCGATCCCGCCGCCTACGACCCCGTTGCCGCCGCCCGGCTCGCGATGAAGCCGACCTATCCCAAACGCTTCTACACGGAGGCGTCCGCGGGCCCGTCGGACGACGGCTGGCGGCTGCTCCTCGACGGGCGGCCGGCCAAGACCCCCGGCCGCCATCCGCTGGCCTTTCCATCGGAGGCGCTGGCGGGCGCGGTGACGGCGGAATGGGCCGCACTCGGCGAGGTCATCGATCCGATGAAGATGCCGGTGACGCGCATCGCCAACTCCATCATCGACGGCGTCCTGCCCGATCCGGCGCCGGTCGCCGCCGATATCGTCCGTTATGCGGGATCCGATCTCCTCTGCTACCGGGCCGACTCGCCGGCGAGCCTCGTCGCGCGGCAGGACGCGGCCTGGAACCCGGTGCTCGACTGGGCGCGTGACGCGATCGGCGCGCGGCTGATCCTCTCGCAGGGCGTCGTCTTCGTGACCCAGCCCCCCGCCGCGCTCGCGGCGATCGCCGCCGCCCTGCCGCAGGGCGATGGCTGGCGCATCGGGGCGAGCCAGGTGGTGACCACCCTGACGGGCTCGGCGCTCCTCGCGCTCGCCCTGTTGCACGGCCGGCTCGACGCCGACGCCGTCTGGGCCGCCGCCCATGTGGACGAGGATTTCCAGGCCTCCCAGTGGGGCGAGGATGCCGAAGCCGCCGAGCGGCGCGCGACCCGGCGCCGCGAGTTCGATGCCGCGGCAACGGTGCTCGCCACCGTGTGA
- a CDS encoding dipeptidase: MSRTDPALARAHDLLERFVLFDGHNDLPFSIRRAADGDVAAYGLDRVHQESDTDIPRLRQGKVGAQVFAAFVPTSVPDPGRFTLEQVAIGLDIETVHADIFHPARRAADVAAARRMAKIASVLSVESAVGLGGSLSPLRVWYAAGVRILTLCHNETLAWIDSATDAPRHGGLTDFGRALIAECNRIGMMVDLAHASPKAQHDALDVAAAPLLWSHSNAAALCPHPRNVPDDVLDRVKANGGVVMATFVPNFISRKSHDWMTPLQVHGKTPPGADIDTAVARRAAEAGPWPRASIGELCDHIQYIVGRTGLAHIGIGSDFYGGPNPPDLADASRFPHLVAELVRRGWSDAALKGILSGNMLRVWRTVEKVSATLKAARPPGIARVAAESLAPPGRKKPAT; this comes from the coding sequence ATGAGCAGGACCGATCCGGCCCTCGCCAGGGCCCATGACCTGCTCGAGCGCTTCGTCCTCTTCGACGGGCACAACGACCTGCCGTTCTCGATCCGCCGCGCGGCGGACGGCGACGTCGCCGCCTACGGTCTCGACCGCGTCCACCAGGAGAGCGATACCGACATTCCGCGGCTGCGCCAGGGCAAGGTCGGGGCGCAGGTCTTCGCCGCCTTCGTGCCCACCTCGGTGCCCGATCCCGGCCGGTTCACCCTCGAGCAGGTCGCCATCGGCCTCGACATCGAGACGGTGCATGCCGACATTTTCCATCCCGCCCGCCGCGCCGCCGACGTCGCCGCGGCCCGCCGGATGGCCAAGATCGCCTCGGTGCTCTCGGTCGAAAGCGCCGTCGGCCTCGGCGGTTCGCTGTCGCCGCTCAGGGTCTGGTACGCCGCGGGCGTGCGCATCCTCACCCTCTGCCACAACGAGACGCTGGCCTGGATCGATTCGGCCACCGACGCGCCGCGCCACGGCGGCCTGACCGATTTCGGCCGCGCCCTGATCGCCGAATGCAACCGCATCGGCATGATGGTCGACCTCGCCCACGCCTCCCCGAAGGCCCAGCACGACGCGCTGGACGTGGCGGCGGCGCCGCTCCTCTGGTCGCATTCCAACGCCGCGGCGCTCTGCCCGCATCCGCGCAACGTGCCTGACGACGTGCTCGACCGGGTCAAGGCCAATGGCGGCGTCGTCATGGCGACCTTCGTGCCGAACTTCATCTCGCGGAAGAGCCACGACTGGATGACGCCGCTTCAGGTCCACGGCAAGACGCCGCCGGGCGCGGACATCGACACGGCGGTCGCCCGCCGGGCGGCGGAAGCCGGGCCCTGGCCGCGTGCCTCCATCGGCGAACTCTGCGACCACATCCAGTACATCGTCGGCCGCACCGGCCTGGCCCATATCGGCATCGGCTCGGATTTCTACGGCGGCCCCAATCCGCCGGACCTCGCCGACGCCTCGCGCTTCCCCCACCTCGTCGCCGAACTGGTGCGGCGCGGCTGGTCCGACGCGGCGCTGAAAGGGATCCTCTCCGGCAATATGCTCAGGGTCTGGCGGACGGTGGAGAAGGTCTCGGCGACGCTGAAGGCCGCGCGCCCGCCCGGCATCGCGCGCGTCGCCGCCGAGTCGCTTGCGCCCCCCGGACGCAAGAAGCCGGCGACCTGA